In a genomic window of Chryseobacterium sp. G0162:
- a CDS encoding adenylosuccinate synthetase: MKKAQIVIGLGFGDEGKGITTDFLAQQNPESVVIRFSGGQQAAHTVMMDDRKHVHSSFGSGALRGLPSYFTEHCTIHPLFLFNEKEELKIKNGNTEVHIHPLAKVTTPFDVWQNRTNSKNLEHGTCGKGVGATMKRNESPYKLFAIDLIAPKEMLIEKLKGIAYYYGFMEEEQINEQIITFLEAVEEIDWKIDDYSYLNLFENLIFEGSQGILLDMDHGVFPNVTYAHTTSKNAYEICKKLDIEDIEMYYVTRSYATRHGNGWMSNEKEFVLKNNEEETCIFNEYQRELRFGELDYSLLNYALKLDGAYINATKKNLVVTCLDQIDEEFKFEKLEMKFDTILGSYSPYSKDFKRLI; this comes from the coding sequence ATGAAAAAGGCGCAAATCGTTATAGGATTAGGTTTCGGAGATGAAGGAAAAGGAATTACTACAGATTTTCTTGCTCAGCAAAATCCTGAGTCTGTGGTTATCAGATTCTCAGGAGGACAGCAGGCTGCTCATACAGTAATGATGGATGACAGGAAACATGTTCATTCCAGTTTTGGAAGTGGAGCGCTTCGTGGATTGCCTTCTTATTTTACCGAACATTGTACAATTCATCCCTTATTTTTATTTAATGAAAAGGAGGAATTAAAAATAAAAAATGGAAATACAGAGGTACACATTCATCCTTTGGCCAAGGTAACTACGCCTTTTGATGTCTGGCAAAACAGGACCAATTCAAAAAATCTGGAACATGGAACCTGCGGAAAAGGAGTAGGAGCTACCATGAAAAGAAATGAAAGCCCTTATAAATTATTTGCCATTGATCTTATTGCTCCTAAGGAAATGTTAATAGAAAAGTTGAAAGGAATTGCTTATTACTATGGTTTTATGGAAGAAGAGCAGATCAATGAACAGATCATTACTTTTTTAGAAGCTGTAGAGGAAATAGATTGGAAAATAGATGATTATAGTTATCTGAACTTGTTTGAAAATCTCATTTTTGAGGGAAGCCAAGGCATTTTATTAGATATGGATCATGGTGTTTTTCCGAATGTAACTTATGCTCATACGACCTCAAAGAATGCTTATGAGATCTGTAAGAAACTTGATATTGAGGATATTGAAATGTATTATGTAACCAGAAGCTACGCAACACGCCATGGAAATGGCTGGATGAGCAATGAAAAAGAATTTGTTTTAAAAAACAATGAAGAGGAAACCTGTATCTTTAATGAATATCAAAGAGAGTTGAGGTTCGGTGAACTGGATTATAGCCTGCTGAATTATGCTTTGAAATTGGATGGAGCCTATATCAATGCAACAAAAAAGAACTTAGTGGTTACTTGCCTGGATCAGATTGACGAGGAGTTTAAATTTGAGAAACTAGAAATGAAATTTGATACCATTTTAGGATCTTATTCTCCCTATTCAAAAGATTTTAAAAGACTGATTTAA
- a CDS encoding DUF4291 domain-containing protein, whose amino-acid sequence MKEFEIRADYTRDTIVVYQAYNKAIAKTAVENQKFSTPFSFSRMTWIKPSFLWMMERSNYGQKSNQECTLAIHIKREAWEKALELAILTSPEKRVYPNPKTWEEAFENAKVYVQWDPERNIKGNKLEYRSIQVGISRYLIEEFNEDWIVKIEDYSPLVKKILDLTKKGEYNKAKKLLPTEKIYPLSKEIARRIGSEN is encoded by the coding sequence ATGAAAGAATTTGAAATAAGAGCAGATTATACCCGTGATACGATAGTGGTCTATCAGGCTTATAATAAAGCTATTGCAAAAACTGCCGTTGAAAATCAGAAGTTCAGTACTCCTTTTTCATTCAGCAGAATGACATGGATTAAGCCTTCTTTTCTTTGGATGATGGAACGGAGCAATTACGGACAAAAATCCAACCAGGAATGTACTCTTGCCATCCATATTAAAAGGGAAGCATGGGAAAAAGCACTGGAACTGGCGATTTTAACCTCTCCTGAAAAAAGAGTTTATCCCAATCCCAAAACCTGGGAAGAAGCATTTGAAAATGCCAAAGTGTATGTACAATGGGACCCGGAAAGGAATATCAAAGGAAATAAACTTGAATACCGCTCCATTCAGGTGGGAATCAGCCGTTATCTGATAGAAGAATTTAATGAAGACTGGATCGTAAAAATAGAAGATTATTCCCCTTTAGTAAAAAAGATCTTAGATCTTACAAAGAAGGGAGAATATAATAAGGCAAAAAAACTATTACCGACAGAAAAAATATATCCATTATCCAAAGAAATTGCC